One genomic region from Cetobacterium somerae encodes:
- the hutG gene encoding formimidoylglutamase — MYWSGRIDGEELDVLRIHQVVNVMELNQLLRVDLKEKKVCFVSFNSDEGVRRNSGRLGAKDGWIHVKKALSGFPIFKEDLKFYDLKETIEVINHDLESAHIRMSEIVSALKERNFLVVVLGGGHDIAFANYSGILDYALKKEEKPKIGIINFDAHFDMREYKNGRNSGTMFLQIADICKEKALNFDYNVFGIQKFSNTKRLFDRADELGVKYYFAEEIRTIPSDDLYSILKRNDYIHLTLCTDVFHITSAPGVSAPQTFGVNPRNALPLLKTIARYSKNLTIDVAEINPTFDYDDRTSRLMANIIYELILSHFE, encoded by the coding sequence ATGTACTGGAGCGGAAGGATAGATGGAGAAGAATTAGATGTTCTTCGTATACACCAAGTTGTTAACGTTATGGAATTAAATCAATTACTTAGAGTTGATTTAAAAGAGAAAAAAGTTTGTTTTGTAAGTTTTAATTCTGATGAGGGTGTTAGAAGAAACTCCGGAAGATTAGGAGCAAAAGATGGATGGATTCATGTTAAAAAAGCTTTGTCAGGATTCCCAATTTTTAAAGAAGATTTAAAATTTTATGATTTAAAAGAAACAATCGAAGTTATAAATCATGACTTGGAGTCAGCTCATATAAGAATGTCTGAAATAGTTTCAGCTTTAAAAGAAAGAAATTTTCTAGTAGTTGTTTTAGGAGGAGGTCATGATATAGCGTTTGCAAATTATTCTGGAATTTTAGATTATGCTTTAAAAAAAGAAGAAAAACCTAAGATTGGAATAATAAATTTTGATGCTCATTTTGATATGAGAGAGTATAAAAACGGTAGAAATTCAGGAACTATGTTTCTACAAATAGCTGATATTTGTAAGGAAAAAGCGTTAAATTTTGATTATAATGTTTTCGGAATTCAAAAATTTTCTAACACTAAGAGACTTTTTGATAGAGCAGATGAATTAGGAGTTAAATATTATTTTGCTGAAGAGATAAGAACTATTCCAAGTGATGATCTTTACTCGATTTTAAAGAGAAATGACTATATACATTTAACATTATGTACTGATGTATTTCATATAACTTCTGCTCCTGGAGTGAGTGCACCACAAACTTTTGGAGTTAATCCAAGAAATGCATTACCTCTTTTAAAAACAATTGCAAGATATTCAAAAAATTTAACAATAGATGTAGCAGAGATTAATCCAACCTTTGATTATGATGATAGAACATCTAGATTGATGGCTAATATAATTTATGAACTTATTCTTAGTCATTTTGAATAA
- the hisR gene encoding histidine racemase, whose amino-acid sequence MSLKKLKFSKINPAGNITLLYDMKNIDSDDIQKISKISMGDLNLYAEQVGFINDTHLQMMGGEFCGNACRSFAAYLAFNDINFKNKKDYKITCSGENSKLNVEVRVSEIDNIFLSRIKMPKSISTETIDLKLSKEKILKISEIIFEGIVHFIVESSVDNEIINKIREYSNKRKYSAFGVMFFDYNKMHMVPYVEVQGFDGVWENSCGSGTTAVGYYLKKYKNIDFAKIIQPGGWLEVSHENNEVFIDGPVEIVAEGISYINL is encoded by the coding sequence ATGAGTTTAAAAAAATTAAAGTTTTCAAAAATAAATCCAGCAGGAAATATAACTTTACTTTATGATATGAAAAATATAGATAGCGATGATATTCAAAAAATTTCTAAAATTTCTATGGGTGATTTAAATTTGTATGCAGAACAAGTAGGATTTATTAATGATACTCATCTTCAAATGATGGGCGGAGAGTTTTGTGGAAATGCTTGCAGATCTTTTGCAGCTTATTTAGCGTTTAATGATATAAATTTTAAAAATAAAAAAGATTATAAAATAACTTGCTCTGGTGAAAATTCAAAATTAAATGTAGAAGTTAGAGTTTCAGAAATTGATAATATATTTTTATCAAGAATTAAAATGCCTAAAAGTATTTCTACTGAAACAATAGATTTAAAATTATCAAAAGAAAAAATTTTAAAAATAAGTGAAATTATTTTTGAAGGAATTGTTCATTTTATTGTAGAGTCTTCTGTAGATAATGAAATTATAAATAAAATTAGAGAGTATTCTAATAAGAGAAAATATTCAGCTTTTGGAGTGATGTTTTTTGATTATAATAAAATGCATATGGTACCATATGTAGAAGTTCAAGGATTTGATGGAGTTTGGGAAAATAGTTGTGGATCAGGGACAACTGCAGTTGGATATTATTTAAAAAAATATAAAAATATAGATTTTGCAAAAATTATTCAACCGGGAGGTTGGTTAGAAGTTTCTCATGAAAATAATGAAGTTTTTATAGATGGTCCTGTTGAAATAGTTGCTGAGGGAATTTCTTATATAAATTTATAA
- a CDS encoding HAD family hydrolase: MKNTIKGILFDLDGTILNTQKMNIIPLQKLILEELGKEISYDNLIKYCAYPGKQTIKMLGFDNIEDSYGKWVKYVNEFEEGAVLYDGFNEVFKTLYEKGIKIGIVSSKMKKQYEIDFIPTKLDKYINCAVLAEDTTLHKPNPEPLLLGAKLLSLNPENVIYVGDTIADEIASKKAGMKFALASWGAIDISKTTADFILNKPLDILSII; encoded by the coding sequence ATGAAAAATACTATTAAAGGCATTCTTTTTGATTTAGATGGAACTATTTTGAATACTCAAAAAATGAATATAATTCCATTACAAAAGTTAATTTTAGAGGAACTTGGAAAAGAAATTTCTTATGATAATCTTATTAAATATTGTGCATATCCTGGCAAACAAACTATTAAAATGCTTGGTTTTGATAATATTGAAGACTCTTATGGTAAATGGGTTAAATATGTTAATGAATTTGAAGAAGGGGCAGTTTTATATGATGGATTTAATGAGGTTTTTAAAACTTTATATGAGAAAGGAATTAAAATAGGAATAGTTAGTTCTAAAATGAAAAAACAGTATGAAATTGATTTTATTCCTACAAAACTAGATAAATATATTAACTGTGCTGTCCTTGCAGAAGATACTACTCTTCATAAACCTAATCCTGAACCATTACTTTTAGGAGCAAAGCTTTTAAGCTTAAATCCAGAAAATGTTATATATGTTGGTGATACCATAGCTGATGAGATTGCTAGTAAAAAAGCTGGTATGAAATTTGCTCTAGCTTCTTGGGGAGCAATCGATATTTCTAAAACAACAGCTGATTTCATTTTGAATAAACCATTAGATATTTTATCAATAATTTAA
- a CDS encoding GNAT family N-acetyltransferase — MKLEMKKSNLNDGVDVYRFLCDLGIGENGFHMTPPSDKTEFKELLKKFLKDSEEIQPIGRVMQEIYWMYINNEIVGILKLRPQLNENLLINGGNMGVSISPKFRGNGYGKLIIKKGVELLKEKGVYKILITIYEDNIPSRKAVESNGGVLYDINEDLCRYWIDNTVNIDNEQL, encoded by the coding sequence ATGAAACTTGAAATGAAAAAATCTAACTTAAATGATGGAGTTGATGTTTATAGATTTCTTTGTGATTTAGGAATAGGAGAAAATGGATTTCATATGACCCCTCCAAGTGATAAAACAGAATTCAAAGAATTATTAAAAAAATTTTTAAAAGATTCAGAGGAAATTCAGCCAATAGGTCGAGTAATGCAAGAAATATATTGGATGTATATTAATAATGAAATTGTAGGAATATTAAAATTAAGACCTCAATTGAATGAAAATTTATTAATAAATGGTGGAAATATGGGTGTTAGTATTTCTCCAAAATTTAGAGGTAATGGATATGGTAAATTAATTATAAAAAAAGGAGTAGAGCTTCTAAAAGAAAAAGGTGTTTATAAAATTTTAATAACAATTTATGAAGATAATATACCTTCTAGAAAAGCTGTAGAGAGTAATGGAGGAGTATTATACGATATTAATGAAGATCTTTGTAGGTATTGGATAGATAATACAGTAAATATAGATAACGAACAACTATAA
- a CDS encoding M20 family metallo-hydrolase, with protein MKINIKRIMSDLEILNTFNNTPKNGCSRYSFTIEDKRAKEYLIGEMKAAGMEVWFDGIGNLHGLLKGNGDNKKIVLSGSHIDTVANGGKYDGNLGVIGALEVARILSKNEVKIYNDYQVSIFVEEEGPHFSTNLIGSKAFCKNFSTAHSKKIKDSDGKSMYEIMKAVEYNPEDIDKISFDSNKFKAMIELHIEQGRVLDLENKSLGVVKGIVGLKWFKIIIKGESNHAGATPMKYRLDPVVEGCKLISEIPNIVKSMDDSSIVATVGKINIFPNQTNIIAKFIEFTIDLRGIDEENLLTVIDVIGSQLDELKEKGFYCEIEQIAEAKGVKSNSDILDIIENTIKIRKYNYTKLYSGANHDTSILGQHIPSAMIFVPSVDGRSHCKEELTKERDIEAGCQILFDTIVELLKK; from the coding sequence TTGAAAATTAATATTAAACGAATTATGAGTGACTTAGAAATTTTAAATACATTTAACAACACTCCTAAAAATGGTTGTAGCAGATATTCTTTTACTATTGAAGATAAAAGAGCAAAGGAATACTTGATAGGTGAAATGAAAGCTGCTGGTATGGAAGTTTGGTTTGATGGTATTGGAAACTTACATGGACTTTTAAAAGGAAATGGAGATAATAAAAAGATTGTATTAAGTGGCTCACATATAGATACTGTTGCAAATGGAGGAAAATATGATGGGAACCTCGGAGTAATTGGTGCTCTTGAAGTTGCTAGAATACTTTCTAAGAATGAAGTGAAAATCTATAATGATTATCAAGTTTCAATTTTTGTTGAAGAAGAAGGGCCTCATTTTAGTACTAATTTAATAGGAAGCAAAGCTTTTTGTAAAAATTTTTCTACAGCTCATAGCAAGAAAATTAAAGATTCGGATGGAAAGTCAATGTATGAAATTATGAAAGCAGTAGAATATAATCCAGAGGATATAGATAAGATTTCATTTGATTCTAATAAGTTTAAGGCTATGATTGAACTTCATATAGAACAAGGAAGAGTATTAGATTTAGAAAATAAATCTCTTGGAGTAGTTAAAGGTATTGTAGGATTAAAGTGGTTTAAGATAATAATAAAAGGTGAGTCTAATCATGCAGGGGCTACACCTATGAAGTACAGATTAGATCCTGTAGTAGAAGGATGTAAGTTAATCTCAGAAATACCAAATATTGTAAAATCTATGGATGATAGTTCAATAGTAGCAACTGTTGGAAAAATAAATATATTTCCGAATCAAACTAATATAATTGCTAAATTTATAGAGTTCACAATAGATTTAAGAGGAATCGATGAGGAAAATTTATTAACTGTAATAGATGTAATAGGTAGCCAATTAGATGAATTAAAAGAAAAAGGTTTCTATTGTGAAATTGAACAAATAGCTGAAGCAAAGGGAGTAAAATCTAATTCAGATATTTTAGATATAATAGAAAATACTATAAAAATAAGAAAGTATAATTATACAAAGCTCTATAGTGGAGCTAATCACGATACAAGTATTTTAGGACAACATATCCCATCAGCGATGATATTTGTACCAAGTGTTGATGGAAGAAGTCATTGTAAAGAAGAATTAACTAAAGAAAGAGATATAGAAGCTGGTTGCCAAATATTATTTGATACAATTGTTGAGTTACTGAAAAAATAA
- a CDS encoding M20 family metallopeptidase produces the protein MIKKLVEQNKNYIINMRREFHKYPEPSFQEFRTSKRIQEELTKMGIPFKVIAGTGVVGFINKGKKGKKIILRADMDALQVQECTGVEYCSVNNGLMHACGHDGHSAMLLGAAKVLNEIKDTLAGEVRLFFQPAEEIAQGALKMLEEEPIDNADGCFAIHLWSDLPCGKVSVEAGPRMASADIFEIVVNGKGGHGSLPHQTIDAVVVGSALIMNLQSIVSREISPLESSVVTVGSFHSGTRFNVIANQAILKGTTRAFNPEIRNNFKSILERVTKGTCDTYRASGQVNYTYGTAPCINDENCSKIALKSVETILGRDGIIKMEKITGGEDFCYFLEKVPGVLAFVGAGNPAKDANYPHHHEKFAIDEDSLEIGTALYAQYTLDFLS, from the coding sequence ATGATTAAAAAACTTGTAGAACAAAATAAAAATTATATTATTAACATGAGAAGGGAGTTTCATAAATATCCTGAACCAAGTTTTCAAGAATTTAGAACATCTAAGAGAATTCAAGAAGAATTAACAAAAATGGGGATTCCATTTAAAGTAATTGCAGGTACTGGCGTAGTTGGATTTATAAATAAAGGTAAAAAAGGTAAAAAAATTATTTTAAGAGCAGATATGGATGCCTTACAAGTTCAAGAGTGTACTGGTGTAGAATATTGTTCTGTAAATAACGGTTTGATGCATGCGTGTGGCCACGATGGACATTCTGCAATGCTTTTAGGAGCTGCTAAAGTATTAAATGAAATAAAAGATACTTTAGCTGGCGAAGTTCGACTTTTTTTCCAACCTGCAGAAGAAATTGCGCAAGGTGCTTTAAAAATGCTTGAAGAGGAACCTATTGATAATGCAGATGGATGTTTTGCAATTCATTTATGGAGTGATCTTCCTTGTGGTAAAGTTTCTGTAGAAGCTGGTCCTAGAATGGCATCAGCAGATATATTTGAAATTGTTGTAAACGGTAAAGGTGGGCATGGATCGCTCCCACATCAAACTATTGATGCCGTTGTTGTTGGTTCAGCTTTAATTATGAATTTACAATCAATTGTAAGTAGAGAGATTAGTCCGTTAGAATCTAGTGTTGTAACTGTCGGTTCTTTTCATTCTGGAACAAGATTTAATGTTATTGCAAATCAAGCTATTTTAAAAGGAACAACTCGTGCTTTTAATCCTGAAATTAGAAATAATTTTAAATCAATATTAGAAAGAGTTACAAAGGGAACTTGTGATACGTATAGAGCTTCTGGTCAAGTTAATTATACATATGGAACTGCACCTTGTATAAATGATGAAAATTGCTCAAAGATAGCTTTAAAATCTGTTGAAACTATTCTTGGAAGAGATGGAATTATAAAAATGGAAAAAATTACTGGTGGAGAAGATTTTTGCTATTTCTTGGAGAAAGTACCCGGAGTTTTAGCTTTTGTTGGAGCTGGAAATCCAGCTAAAGATGCTAATTATCCTCATCATCATGAAAAATTTGCAATAGATGAAGATTCTCTAGAAATTGGTACAGCTTTATATGCTCAATATACTTTAGATTTTTTAAGTTAA
- a CDS encoding polysaccharide deacetylase family protein, producing MKKKNKLFSLMIIFFIIFSNGFAKEKIYSQGNSKIKKIALTFDDGPNDTSLPKVLDLLKEEEIKASFFFIGKNILDRKLEVERVYKEGHLVLNHSYTHSNFDKASQELIISEIEKTNNTINDIIGMTPKLYRPPYGIITENVKKAVKNLDMNIVLWNVDGEDWNAKRSLDYVVNTQEKETKNGSIILMHTQPDKDTSYEALKKLIPYYRSKGYEFVKLDELLNIEPYKSLK from the coding sequence ATGAAAAAAAAAAATAAGTTATTTTCATTAATGATAATATTTTTTATTATTTTTAGTAATGGATTTGCAAAAGAAAAAATATATTCTCAAGGAAATAGTAAAATCAAAAAGATAGCTTTAACTTTTGATGATGGACCGAATGATACTTCTCTTCCGAAAGTTTTAGATTTATTAAAAGAAGAAGAGATAAAAGCATCCTTTTTTTTCATAGGTAAAAATATTTTAGATAGAAAATTAGAAGTTGAAAGAGTTTATAAGGAAGGACATTTAGTTTTAAATCATAGTTATACGCATTCAAATTTTGATAAGGCATCTCAAGAACTTATAATATCTGAAATAGAAAAAACAAATAATACAATTAATGATATTATAGGTATGACTCCAAAGTTATATAGACCACCATACGGTATAATTACAGAAAATGTAAAAAAGGCTGTTAAAAATTTAGATATGAATATAGTGCTTTGGAATGTAGATGGAGAGGATTGGAATGCAAAGAGATCATTAGATTATGTAGTAAATACTCAAGAAAAAGAAACAAAAAATGGAAGTATTATTCTTATGCATACACAACCAGATAAAGATACATCATATGAAGCTTTGAAAAAATTAATTCCATATTATAGAAGCAAAGGATATGAATTTGTCAAACTTGATGAATTGTTAAATATAGAGCCATATAAAAGTTTAAAATAA
- a CDS encoding GGDEF domain-containing protein translates to MLEGLQLILNTLSTGVVVLNNKAEVKFLNKYMMSIMKKKHLKNQQLGELFGNLFTCIHTEDSNQRCGETENCPECPLRKSLGEVSKASQIVVFEKEFYLSEEQQKLKKFFGISVKPVIDSDEGEVLIEVFPIKHDKVSEFYLYYQNIDEVNKKVYRDVLTGLYNRNFYEEKISKIYNNMEHLSVILLDIDNFKSLNDTKGHIEGDKILKALSKIIKETINSESYAIRMGGDEFLILVKKTKEEALNLAKIILSEFEAFNKSISIGVAEKKIELKTINDLYKKADMALYTAKKNGKGTIVTNY, encoded by the coding sequence ATGTTAGAGGGACTACAATTAATTTTAAATACTTTATCAACAGGAGTCGTTGTATTAAATAATAAGGCTGAAGTTAAATTTTTAAATAAGTATATGATGAGTATAATGAAAAAAAAGCATTTAAAAAATCAACAATTAGGTGAACTTTTTGGAAATTTATTTACTTGTATTCATACAGAAGACAGTAATCAAAGATGTGGGGAAACCGAAAACTGTCCCGAATGTCCATTAAGAAAATCTTTAGGAGAAGTCTCTAAAGCTTCTCAAATTGTTGTTTTTGAAAAGGAATTCTACTTATCAGAAGAGCAACAAAAATTAAAAAAATTTTTTGGAATTAGTGTGAAACCTGTAATTGATTCAGACGAAGGTGAGGTATTAATTGAAGTATTTCCAATAAAGCATGATAAAGTTAGTGAATTTTATTTATATTATCAAAATATAGATGAAGTAAATAAAAAAGTATACAGAGATGTTTTAACAGGTTTATATAATAGAAATTTTTATGAAGAAAAAATTTCTAAAATTTATAATAATATGGAACATCTTAGTGTAATTTTACTAGATATAGATAATTTCAAAAGTTTAAATGATACAAAAGGTCATATTGAAGGTGATAAAATACTAAAAGCTCTTTCTAAAATAATAAAAGAGACTATTAATTCCGAAAGTTATGCAATAAGAATGGGTGGAGATGAGTTTTTAATTTTAGTAAAAAAAACAAAAGAAGAAGCATTAAATTTAGCTAAAATAATTTTATCAGAATTTGAGGCTTTTAATAAAAGTATAAGTATAGGAGTTGCTGAAAAAAAGATAGAACTAAAAACAATAAATGATTTATATAAAAAAGCAGATATGGCTCTATATACAGCTAAAAAAAATGGTAAAGGAACAATAGTGACAAATTATTAA
- a CDS encoding DEAD/DEAH box helicase — protein sequence MKFKEFNFKTEIMAQIDAVGYKEPTPIQAQAIPVIMEGNDILGLAKTGTGKTAAFVLPILEKIATTKGKGRGVRALIIAPTRELAEQINNTVLQLGKQIGIKSLTVYGGTSAKKQIEGLKTGVDIVVGCPGRILDHINQGNLGLTRLEFLVLDEADHMLDMGFLKDIEKIVKHTPKKKQTLFFSATMPKEIKTLAFKVLEKGHKTIEVEYKDPVKLIEHELYHIDHDDKKSKLIELLDDSSIESVIVFTNGKHKARHLSKTLEIKGLKAVNFQGNLSQNQRDAALSGFREGKYNILVATDIAARGLDIPQVTHVINFDLPKTAEAFTHRSGRTGRANKNGIVISFSSLDDKKILTEILKLNKIEFAKVHGNEKDLSKKPIKKYNEKPTNTQNKPKSNRFKKSSNKQQSAKKS from the coding sequence ATGAAATTTAAAGAATTTAATTTTAAAACAGAAATAATGGCACAAATAGATGCTGTTGGATATAAAGAACCTACACCTATACAAGCTCAAGCTATTCCTGTTATTATGGAAGGTAATGATATTCTTGGATTAGCAAAAACTGGAACAGGAAAAACTGCTGCATTTGTTTTACCTATTTTGGAAAAAATAGCAACAACAAAAGGAAAAGGAAGAGGAGTCAGAGCTCTTATTATTGCACCGACTAGAGAACTTGCAGAACAAATTAATAATACAGTTTTACAATTAGGAAAACAAATTGGAATAAAAAGTTTAACTGTTTATGGTGGAACATCAGCAAAAAAACAGATAGAAGGTTTGAAAACAGGTGTGGATATTGTTGTAGGATGTCCCGGAAGAATATTAGACCATATTAACCAAGGAAATTTAGGGTTAACAAGACTTGAATTTTTGGTATTAGATGAAGCTGACCACATGTTAGACATGGGATTTTTAAAAGATATTGAAAAAATTGTAAAACATACTCCTAAAAAAAAGCAAACTCTTTTCTTCTCAGCAACAATGCCAAAAGAAATTAAAACTTTAGCATTTAAAGTTTTAGAAAAGGGACATAAAACAATTGAAGTAGAATACAAAGATCCTGTTAAATTGATTGAGCATGAATTATATCACATAGATCACGATGATAAAAAATCAAAACTTATAGAATTACTTGATGATTCGAGTATAGAATCTGTTATTGTTTTTACAAATGGAAAACACAAAGCTAGACATCTTAGTAAAACATTAGAAATTAAAGGATTAAAAGCTGTAAATTTTCAAGGTAATTTATCACAAAATCAAAGAGATGCTGCTTTATCTGGTTTTAGAGAAGGAAAATATAATATACTTGTAGCTACTGATATTGCTGCTAGAGGCTTAGATATACCTCAAGTTACTCATGTTATAAACTTTGATTTACCTAAAACGGCTGAAGCATTTACTCATAGAAGTGGAAGAACAGGAAGAGCTAATAAAAATGGTATAGTAATTTCTTTTTCGTCATTAGATGATAAAAAGATTTTAACAGAAATTTTAAAATTAAATAAGATAGAATTTGCTAAAGTTCATGGAAATGAGAAAGATTTATCTAAAAAGCCTATAAAAAAATATAATGAAAAACCTACCAATACTCAAAATAAACCTAAATCTAATAGATTTAAAAAATCTTCAAATAAACAACAAAGTGCAAAAAAATCTTAA
- a CDS encoding LysE family translocator, translated as MLLSFLLSSLIIAATPGIATIYVLNNSASLGRKEGILSALGIMTGGMIYNILAAIGLSSIIYIFPNMLSLIKIVGGLYLVYIGIVTLKSKQNNESSNASLVLKNDCYIRGVITNLANPKILLFFVTFIPQFVINTNNYAKEALLLGTAYLIVEIIWFICLASFVSHFIKNIKGNFQKYMTYISSGVYLTMGSVLILSI; from the coding sequence ATGCTACTAAGTTTTTTATTATCATCTTTAATTATTGCAGCAACACCTGGAATAGCAACAATTTATGTATTGAATAACTCAGCTTCTTTAGGAAGAAAAGAGGGAATTTTATCAGCTTTAGGTATAATGACAGGAGGTATGATTTACAATATTCTTGCTGCTATTGGACTTTCTTCAATTATATATATATTTCCAAATATGTTAAGCCTTATAAAAATTGTTGGTGGTCTTTATTTAGTATATATTGGAATTGTTACTTTAAAAAGTAAACAAAATAATGAAAGTTCAAATGCTTCACTAGTATTAAAAAATGATTGTTATATAAGAGGAGTTATTACTAATTTAGCAAATCCTAAAATACTATTATTTTTTGTAACTTTTATTCCTCAATTTGTAATAAATACTAATAATTATGCAAAAGAAGCTTTATTATTAGGAACTGCATATTTAATAGTTGAAATTATCTGGTTTATTTGTTTGGCTAGTTTTGTTTCTCATTTTATAAAAAATATAAAAGGGAATTTCCAAAAATATATGACTTATATTTCAAGTGGAGTATATTTAACTATGGGTTCTGTATTAATATTAAGTATATAA
- a CDS encoding helix-turn-helix domain-containing protein — protein MEISEKIKNLRKDRGLSIKELSEKTGLSVGFISNLERNINSPSIANLQLICKVLDISLIDLLKEDKESVTTLKAEDRKLLFTSNKEGTKYYNLIPDNSEINGSYVIINPKCTSENVRWSHSHDEIGIVIKGELEINLSNRKIYKLKEGDSIYIKKNTPHKYRNPGNIPAVTHWFSIKK, from the coding sequence GTGGAAATATCTGAAAAAATTAAAAATCTAAGAAAAGATCGAGGGTTATCTATAAAAGAACTTTCTGAAAAAACAGGTCTCTCTGTTGGATTTATTAGTAATTTAGAAAGAAATATTAATAGTCCATCTATTGCTAATCTTCAACTAATATGTAAAGTTTTAGATATTAGTTTGATTGATCTTTTAAAAGAAGATAAAGAATCCGTTACAACGTTAAAAGCAGAAGATCGAAAATTATTATTTACTTCCAATAAAGAAGGAACTAAGTACTATAATTTAATACCTGATAATTCAGAAATTAATGGAAGTTATGTTATTATCAATCCTAAATGTACATCTGAAAATGTACGATGGAGTCATTCGCACGATGAAATTGGAATAGTTATTAAAGGTGAATTAGAAATAAATCTTTCAAATAGAAAAATTTATAAATTAAAAGAAGGAGATTCTATCTATATAAAGAAAAATACACCTCATAAATATAGAAATCCAGGAAATATTCCTGCAGTTACTCATTGGTTCTCTATAAAAAAATAA
- a CDS encoding class I SAM-dependent methyltransferase, producing the protein MKSDKSIKYKENTIKFFNQMAHKSHGDSFKHYNNVLKWLKELSINEKYTLLDLGTGKGDLLVKILNNISIKNKSWNLIGLDISPEMIKKALEKKLPVNLNVGDSESLPYKNLSIDIITCINSFHHYSNPEKSIYEINRVLKSEGILILGEIWLPPIFRNLINLFLPYMKTGDYKIYSCKDIIKLFSQQGIILVEKKYVFPSNYTYLLKKAEVK; encoded by the coding sequence TTGAAATCAGATAAATCTATAAAATACAAAGAAAATACAATTAAATTTTTTAATCAAATGGCTCATAAAAGTCATGGAGATTCTTTTAAGCACTATAATAATGTTTTAAAATGGCTTAAAGAACTATCCATAAATGAGAAATATACCCTTTTAGATTTAGGAACGGGGAAAGGAGATCTTTTAGTAAAAATTCTAAATAATATCTCTATTAAAAATAAATCTTGGAATTTAATTGGCTTAGATATATCGCCAGAGATGATAAAAAAAGCTCTTGAAAAAAAACTCCCTGTTAACTTAAACGTTGGAGATAGTGAATCATTACCTTATAAAAATTTATCAATTGATATTATAACATGTATTAATTCTTTTCATCATTATTCTAATCCTGAAAAATCAATATATGAAATAAATCGAGTTTTAAAATCAGAAGGAATACTTATTTTAGGAGAAATTTGGTTACCACCTATATTTAGAAATTTGATAAATCTATTTCTTCCTTATATGAAAACTGGAGATTATAAAATTTACTCTTGTAAAGATATTATAAAATTATTTTCTCAACAAGGTATTATTTTAGTGGAAAAAAAATACGTTTTTCCTAGTAATTATACATATTTATTAAAAAAAGCTGAAGTAAAATAA